One part of the Nostoc sp. PCC 7120 = FACHB-418 genome encodes these proteins:
- the ltrA gene encoding group II intron reverse transcriptase/maturase — protein MTTELNPVDKWKSIPWRKLRKIVFRLQVRIFKAQKNGNTRLVRKLQKLLLSSKAAKLLAIRQVTQLNTGRKTAGVDGKKALEPSQRLALYEVLVKNWKQWKHQPLKRVYIPKADGTRRGLGIPTISDRAYQCLIKYALEPAAEAMFNARSYGFRPGRSCHDVQKLLFSNLNGGQANGLSKRILELDIERCFDKIDHKFLMQSVQLPKAAKQGIFWAIKAGVRGEFPSSESGTPQGGVISPLLANIVLHGLENVGHELRYKVRSGGRQIDTIKGFRYADDVVFLLKPEDNPEALRQNIDTFLEARGLKVKEAKTKIVHSTDSFDFLGWNFVVKPNGKFISTPSQKATSSIKAKVKEVMKDSCFTLEERIDKCGAIVRGWRNYHRFCDMSQHNLWAIAYWTWKFIRKQGRYNRDQTNQVIHRAFPAVKWAACRFNNVTEDKSPYDGDFVYWSKRENVNYDGVTARLLKKQNHKCTECNLSFISGDIAELHHIDGNHDNWKPNNLEVLHRECHQHQTIHGQVRVRTVG, from the coding sequence ATGACAACGGAGTTAAATCCAGTTGATAAATGGAAATCGATACCGTGGCGCAAGCTGCGGAAAATCGTATTTCGCCTACAAGTGAGAATATTCAAGGCTCAAAAGAACGGTAACACGCGCCTAGTACGCAAACTTCAGAAACTTTTATTAAGCTCTAAAGCAGCTAAATTACTCGCTATCCGGCAGGTAACGCAGCTAAATACTGGACGGAAAACCGCAGGGGTGGACGGAAAGAAAGCCCTCGAACCCTCTCAAAGATTGGCACTCTACGAAGTGCTAGTCAAGAACTGGAAACAATGGAAGCACCAGCCCTTAAAGCGAGTGTACATTCCCAAGGCAGACGGAACTAGAAGGGGATTAGGGATACCAACCATCAGCGATAGAGCATATCAATGTCTAATCAAATATGCCTTGGAACCAGCAGCAGAAGCTATGTTCAATGCCCGTTCATACGGGTTTAGACCTGGCAGAAGTTGCCACGATGTACAAAAATTATTATTCAGCAACTTAAACGGTGGGCAAGCCAACGGATTAAGTAAAAGAATATTAGAACTGGATATCGAAAGGTGTTTCGACAAGATTGACCATAAATTTTTAATGCAATCTGTCCAACTACCAAAGGCAGCAAAACAGGGAATATTTTGGGCTATTAAAGCCGGAGTCAGGGGGGAATTTCCTTCATCAGAATCCGGCACACCGCAAGGCGGCGTAATCAGTCCGTTACTGGCAAATATAGTTCTACACGGACTAGAAAATGTTGGTCACGAACTAAGATACAAAGTTAGAAGTGGGGGCAGACAAATAGACACCATCAAGGGATTCCGTTATGCGGATGATGTGGTGTTCTTACTGAAACCTGAAGACAACCCAGAAGCTCTCAGACAAAATATTGATACCTTCTTGGAAGCAAGAGGATTAAAAGTCAAAGAAGCCAAAACTAAAATTGTACATAGTACAGATAGTTTCGACTTCCTTGGGTGGAACTTTGTAGTTAAACCCAATGGTAAATTCATTTCAACACCAAGTCAAAAGGCTACAAGTAGCATCAAGGCAAAAGTCAAAGAAGTGATGAAAGACAGTTGTTTCACTCTAGAGGAACGTATCGACAAATGCGGTGCGATAGTTCGAGGGTGGAGAAACTATCATCGATTCTGTGATATGAGCCAACATAACCTATGGGCTATAGCCTATTGGACATGGAAGTTCATTCGCAAACAAGGAAGATACAACCGCGACCAAACCAATCAGGTTATACATAGAGCATTTCCCGCCGTAAAATGGGCAGCTTGCAGATTCAATAACGTAACGGAGGATAAATCCCCATACGATGGCGACTTTGTTTACTGGTCAAAACGGGAAAATGTAAACTACGACGGGGTAACGGCAAGACTTCTCAAGAAACAGAATCATAAATGTACAGAATGTAACCTATCGTTCATCTCTGGGGATATTGCAGAATTACACCACATTGATGGCAACCATGATAATTGGAAGCCTAACAATCTGGAAGTTCTACACCGAGAATGTCACCAGCATCAGACTATTCATGGTCAGGTGAGAGTCCGAACGGTGGGTTAA
- a CDS encoding glycosyltransferase family 2 protein, with product MSEAIVTIVVVPRERFSCTQASLESIYEHTKIPFKLIYVDGNSPTKVRKYLQKQAQEKNFQLIRTDYYLSPNHARNIGLSHVDTKYLVFLDNDVIVSPGWLQALVNCAETTGATVVGPLMCEKEPIHERIHFAGGESHIVIDVKGRRHLREKMYKQGHQVSELRSQLQQTETELAEFHCTLIRREIFEQIGYLDEEMLNTKEHLDFCMNVIQAGGKVYFEPDSLVTYVPGPPLEWSDLHFYMLRWSDAWTLASLQRIRAKWNLSEDGYFQTKYKKLGVRRVATIIKPFVRQVSFGNENKPLKRFLKNLDRKLNRFLTDRYTEMLPQRKLELPIIKKEISSVKEFTQV from the coding sequence ATGTCAGAAGCAATTGTGACAATTGTCGTTGTTCCCCGTGAACGCTTTAGCTGTACTCAAGCATCATTAGAAAGTATTTACGAACATACGAAGATACCTTTTAAGCTAATTTATGTAGATGGTAATTCTCCAACTAAAGTCCGAAAATATCTGCAAAAACAAGCCCAAGAAAAGAACTTTCAACTAATTCGGACAGATTACTATCTTTCTCCCAACCACGCCCGGAATATTGGCTTGAGTCACGTTGATACTAAATATTTAGTATTCCTTGATAACGACGTTATAGTTTCCCCTGGTTGGTTACAAGCTTTAGTAAATTGTGCAGAAACAACAGGTGCAACTGTAGTCGGGCCTTTGATGTGTGAAAAAGAACCCATACACGAAAGAATCCACTTTGCAGGTGGAGAAAGCCACATCGTGATTGATGTCAAAGGCAGACGACATCTACGAGAAAAAATGTACAAACAAGGTCATCAAGTATCAGAATTGCGTTCTCAACTCCAGCAAACTGAGACAGAATTAGCAGAGTTTCATTGTACCCTAATACGGAGGGAAATATTTGAGCAAATTGGCTATTTAGATGAAGAAATGCTCAACACCAAAGAACATCTAGATTTTTGCATGAATGTCATACAAGCAGGCGGTAAAGTTTATTTTGAACCTGATAGTTTAGTTACTTATGTACCAGGGCCTCCTTTAGAATGGAGCGATTTACATTTTTATATGCTGCGTTGGAGTGATGCTTGGACTTTAGCCAGTTTACAACGTATCCGTGCTAAATGGAATTTATCTGAGGATGGTTATTTTCAAACTAAATACAAAAAATTGGGTGTGAGACGAGTAGCAACAATTATTAAACCTTTTGTACGTCAAGTTAGCTTTGGGAATGAAAATAAGCCATTAAAAAGATTTCTGAAAAACCTAGATAGAAAACTCAACCGTTTTCTGACCGATAGGTATACAGAAATGCTCCCACAACGCAAACTCGAATTACCAATTATTAAGAAAGAAATATCATCAGTTAAAGAATTTACCCAGGTTTGA
- a CDS encoding RNA-guided endonuclease InsQ/TnpB family protein produces MLVFEAKLEGLDEQYQSLDEAIRTARFVRNSCLRYWMDNKDIGRYELSAYCAVLAQQFEFAKNLNSMARQASAERAWSAIARFFDNCKKKKPGKKGFPKFKKEQTHGSVEYKTCGWRLSDDRRYITFSDGFKAGTFKLWGTRDLHFYQLKQFKRVRVVRRADGYYCRFCIDHERVEKRKPTGKTIGIDVGLNHFYTDSNGETVANPRHLRKSEKSLRRLQRRMSKTKKGSQNRIKFRNKLARKHLKVSRQRKDFAVKTARCVVKSNDLVAYEDLQVRNMVKNHRLAKSISDVSWSLFREWVEYFGKVFGVVTVAVLPHYTSQNCSNCGEIVKKTLSTRTHVCPRCGHTQDRDWNAARNILEKALSTAGHVGTNASGETDQYLSEKTPSSKSTRGKRKPKERSLESPAISGTPD; encoded by the coding sequence ATGCTGGTATTTGAGGCAAAACTTGAGGGACTGGATGAGCAGTATCAATCGCTAGATGAGGCGATTAGAACTGCTCGTTTTGTTCGTAATAGCTGTCTGAGATACTGGATGGACAATAAAGATATAGGCAGATATGAGCTTTCCGCATATTGTGCTGTGTTAGCACAACAGTTTGAGTTTGCGAAAAATCTCAACTCGATGGCTCGTCAAGCCAGTGCAGAAAGAGCGTGGTCTGCTATTGCTCGGTTTTTTGATAACTGCAAGAAAAAGAAACCAGGAAAAAAGGGATTCCCAAAGTTCAAGAAAGAGCAAACGCACGGTTCTGTAGAGTACAAAACTTGTGGATGGCGACTTTCTGATGACCGCAGGTACATCACTTTCTCCGATGGATTTAAAGCAGGAACTTTCAAGCTTTGGGGAACCCGTGACCTGCATTTCTACCAACTTAAACAGTTTAAAAGGGTGCGGGTTGTGCGTCGTGCGGATGGCTATTATTGCCGGTTTTGCATTGACCATGAACGAGTAGAAAAGCGAAAACCAACGGGTAAAACTATTGGCATTGATGTGGGATTGAACCACTTTTATACAGATAGTAACGGGGAAACAGTCGCCAATCCTAGACATCTTCGCAAAAGTGAAAAGTCTTTGAGACGATTGCAACGCCGGATGTCTAAGACCAAAAAGGGTTCTCAAAACAGAATTAAGTTTAGAAATAAACTTGCTCGTAAGCATCTCAAAGTAAGTCGCCAGCGTAAAGACTTTGCTGTCAAGACAGCAAGGTGCGTAGTGAAGTCTAACGACCTTGTGGCGTATGAGGATTTGCAGGTGCGGAATATGGTGAAAAATCACCGCTTGGCTAAGTCGATTAGTGATGTGTCGTGGTCGCTGTTCCGGGAGTGGGTTGAGTATTTTGGTAAGGTTTTTGGCGTGGTAACTGTTGCAGTTCTGCCTCACTACACTTCGCAAAATTGCTCTAATTGTGGCGAGATTGTCAAAAAGACTCTTAGCACTAGAACCCATGTTTGTCCTCGTTGTGGGCATACCCAAGACCGGGACTGGAACGCGGCGCGGAACATATTAGAAAAAGCATTAAGTACGGCGGGTCACGTCGGAACCAACGCCTCTGGAGAGACTGATCAATACTTGAGTGAGAAAACTCCTTCAAGCAAATCAACTCGTGGAAAGAGGAAGCCCAAAGAGCGATCTTTGGAATCCCCCGCTATATCAGGTACTCCTGATTAG